In Deferribacter desulfuricans SSM1, the following are encoded in one genomic region:
- a CDS encoding glycosyltransferase family 39 protein → MTNYLMLYSYGNKSEPDLLLTLFTLLSFFFYIKSPKNFKFIIVSSIFMGLGILTKGVSPLFFYPGIVVYLLLHKRNQFYSYIKFLLLHLLLSLILPTCWIILYYYNGNINDLITVFSSEATSRAKGEIGRIVTHFLVFPLRIFLALFPWSILLFFYKKFSFKTKNDLFNSALIIFIVSFLIMAILPGGRGRYFMPAVPFFAISISHLLNDDFNHNISWNKYISYLLATIFVISAGFLIYNKAYLQILIIFIGFLLFIFLVKNTKSVIYLLLFVNLLGFTIFTNTYEYYRATNYYNYKKAAKKVITSLNEDLPLVVDTSINPIQLLFNYERMSKKLVYSSAVNTFKKYYFVTNKNLKECEKVLELKYSKKRLKKIFFYKSQK, encoded by the coding sequence ATGACAAATTATTTAATGCTTTATTCTTATGGTAATAAATCTGAGCCTGATTTATTGTTAACTTTATTTACGTTATTATCTTTCTTTTTTTACATAAAATCACCAAAAAACTTTAAGTTTATCATTGTTTCCTCTATTTTTATGGGATTAGGAATACTTACAAAAGGTGTTTCTCCTTTATTTTTTTATCCTGGAATTGTTGTTTATTTATTATTACATAAAAGAAATCAGTTTTATAGTTATATAAAATTCTTACTTTTACATTTACTGTTATCATTAATATTACCAACATGTTGGATTATTTTATATTATTACAATGGAAATATTAATGATTTAATAACCGTTTTTTCATCAGAAGCAACAAGTCGAGCAAAAGGCGAAATTGGAAGAATTGTTACTCATTTTCTAGTATTTCCATTGCGAATATTTTTAGCACTATTTCCATGGAGCATATTATTGTTTTTTTATAAAAAATTTTCTTTCAAGACTAAAAATGATTTGTTTAATTCAGCACTGATAATTTTTATAGTTTCTTTTTTAATAATGGCTATATTGCCTGGAGGTAGAGGAAGATACTTCATGCCAGCAGTACCATTTTTCGCTATATCTATTTCACATCTATTAAATGATGATTTTAATCACAATATAAGTTGGAATAAATATATTTCTTATCTTTTGGCAACGATATTTGTAATTTCGGCAGGATTTTTAATCTATAATAAAGCTTATCTCCAAATTTTAATAATTTTTATAGGATTTTTATTGTTTATATTTTTGGTGAAAAATACAAAATCTGTCATTTATTTATTATTGTTTGTAAATTTGTTAGGATTCACTATTTTCACTAATACTTACGAGTATTATAGAGCAACTAATTATTATAACTATAAAAAAGCTGCTAAAAAGGTGATAACGAGTTTAAATGAAGATTTACCTTTAGTTGTAGATACCTCAATAAATCCAATACAATTATTATTTAATTATGAAAGAATGAGTAAAAAATTGGTTTATTCTTCTGCTGTTAATACTTTTAAAAAATATTATTTTGTTACAAATAAAAATTTAAAAG
- a CDS encoding ArnT family glycosyltransferase, with protein sequence MKKYFVFILTLVVILFNLLIYIEKKPLIHEEPRRAIVAQEMLLSGNYIVPTVYSKPYLKKPPLQNWLIAILGFKDKYVSNFDARFPSVLALILIGFLMLIFIEEKK encoded by the coding sequence GTGAAAAAATACTTTGTTTTTATTTTAACATTAGTAGTAATTCTTTTTAATTTATTGATTTATATCGAAAAAAAACCGTTAATTCATGAAGAACCAAGAAGAGCCATTGTGGCACAAGAGATGCTTTTAAGTGGAAATTATATAGTCCCTACTGTCTATTCAAAACCTTATTTAAAAAAACCGCCTCTACAAAATTGGTTAATAGCAATATTAGGATTTAAAGATAAGTATGTTTCAAATTTTGATGCAAGATTTCCTTCTGTACTTGCTTTAATTCTAATAGGTTTTTTAATGTTGATTTTCATTGAAGAAAAAAAATAG